A window of the Gordonia humi genome harbors these coding sequences:
- the epsC gene encoding serine O-acetyltransferase EpsC, with protein MSALSRLLRDLREDVQVAQERDPAARGFIEIALAYPGVHALWTHRVSHRMWNAGGALRLPARLLSQFSRFMTGIEIHPGATIGRRMFIDHGMGVVIGETTEIGEDVVMFHGSTLGGVSMNKGKRHPTVGDRVLIGAGAKVLGPITLGDDAKVGANAVVVRDVPSGHVAVGLAATSKPGASTTDPYADPALYI; from the coding sequence ATGTCAGCCCTGTCCCGGCTCCTGCGCGACCTGCGCGAAGACGTGCAGGTCGCGCAGGAGCGGGATCCCGCGGCGCGCGGTTTCATCGAGATCGCGCTCGCCTACCCCGGCGTCCATGCTCTGTGGACGCACCGGGTGTCGCATCGCATGTGGAATGCCGGTGGCGCGCTTCGCCTTCCGGCCCGCCTGCTGTCGCAGTTCTCCCGATTCATGACCGGCATCGAGATCCATCCCGGCGCGACCATCGGACGCCGCATGTTCATCGACCACGGGATGGGGGTCGTGATCGGCGAGACCACCGAGATCGGCGAGGACGTCGTCATGTTCCACGGCTCCACCCTCGGCGGAGTCAGCATGAACAAGGGCAAACGTCACCCCACCGTCGGCGACCGGGTCCTCATCGGCGCCGGAGCCAAGGTGCTGGGCCCGATCACCCTCGGCGACGACGCCAAGGTCGGCGCCAACGCGGTGGTCGTCCGCGACGTCCCGTCCGGTCACGTCGCCGTCGGACTGGCCGCGACGTCGAAGCCCGGCGCGTCGACGACCGATCCGTACGCCGATCCGGCGCTGTACATCTGA
- a CDS encoding acyl-CoA dehydrogenase family protein gives MTTTRSAPARDFDGLYDSIRDGAADRERSAERPHDLVALIRASGFLGLRVPAERGGRGASLREFFEHLIDLARADSNLAQALRAHFGYGEQLRFVPAEEVGDAFGVLLTEIVGNAITEPSGAHSGDFAGLATTFTPDGGDWTITGTKFYSTGTLYADRVWVWGVTPDGLPASAVVPLDRDGITVVDDWDGFGQQASGSGTTHFANTPALATEVSVAGTEPPPRLALGAFLQLYLTAVIVGNLEAARDDAVATLQARTRNITHGSAELPRHEPVLLAQTGDIAAKAYAARSIVLDVASYLDEADVVLSAGRFDTGVGATAGRKAAEAKVVVDRLALDAATALFEVGGASATRRGTNLDRHWRNIRTLASHNPTRLKAQVIGDHLVNAAVLPDNTYF, from the coding sequence GTGACCACCACCCGATCTGCGCCGGCCCGTGATTTCGACGGCTTGTACGACTCCATCCGCGACGGCGCCGCCGACCGCGAGCGTTCCGCGGAACGTCCCCACGACCTCGTCGCCTTGATCCGTGCATCCGGATTCCTGGGACTTCGGGTGCCCGCCGAACGCGGTGGCCGTGGCGCGTCGTTGCGCGAGTTCTTCGAGCACCTCATCGACCTGGCGCGCGCCGACTCGAATCTCGCTCAAGCACTTCGCGCTCACTTCGGCTACGGCGAGCAATTGCGGTTCGTCCCGGCGGAGGAGGTCGGTGACGCGTTCGGGGTCCTCCTGACGGAGATCGTCGGCAACGCGATCACGGAGCCGAGCGGTGCGCACTCGGGAGACTTCGCCGGACTGGCGACCACGTTCACTCCCGACGGGGGCGATTGGACGATCACCGGAACCAAGTTCTATTCGACCGGCACCCTCTACGCCGACCGCGTGTGGGTATGGGGCGTCACGCCCGACGGGCTCCCCGCCAGCGCCGTGGTACCGCTCGACCGTGACGGGATCACCGTGGTCGACGACTGGGACGGCTTCGGGCAGCAGGCGAGTGGAAGCGGAACGACACACTTCGCGAACACTCCCGCGCTCGCCACCGAGGTGTCGGTCGCCGGGACCGAACCGCCTCCGCGCCTCGCGCTCGGCGCGTTCCTGCAGCTGTACCTCACCGCGGTCATCGTCGGAAACCTCGAAGCCGCGCGCGACGACGCCGTCGCGACCCTGCAGGCCAGGACTCGAAACATCACCCACGGCAGCGCGGAACTGCCGCGCCATGAGCCGGTCCTGCTCGCTCAGACCGGTGACATCGCGGCCAAGGCGTATGCCGCACGGTCGATCGTGCTCGACGTCGCGTCGTATCTCGACGAGGCGGACGTCGTACTGTCCGCCGGCCGTTTCGACACCGGGGTCGGCGCGACGGCGGGACGCAAAGCGGCCGAGGCCAAAGTCGTCGTCGACCGACTCGCGCTCGACGCGGCGACGGCGCTCTTCGAGGTCGGTGGCGCGTCGGCCACTCGCCGCGGAACCAACCTCGACCGTCATTGGCGCAACATCCGCACGCTCGCCTCGCACAATCCGACCCGGCTGAAAGCCCAGGTCATCGGCGACCACCTGGTCAACGCCGCTGTTCTACCCGACAACACCTATTTCTGA
- a CDS encoding haloalkane dehalogenase, protein MTEALRTVPLDEFGPDARHVDTTVLDSQIHHVESGDGDPIVFLHGSPTSSYLWRHVFARLIGRGRLIAPDLIGFGDSGRPDIAYELDDHLRYLETWFDTLDLRNVTLVVQDYGAALGVAWASRHPDRVKAVLLAEPVIRDIESKDLPEPFVQAQLLIRTPGDGEKFVVDDNLFLTQVLPGAFLTAPSDESLAVYLAPFPTADSRGHLITFPRNLPIDGVPATSVDFLERNVEWLATSNDVPKLLLTFEPGFLVTPGILAWAKATVAALEVRDAGAGVHFVQEDQPQAIADGVVDLLRRADGAR, encoded by the coding sequence ATGACTGAAGCACTGCGCACCGTCCCGCTCGACGAGTTCGGCCCCGACGCCCGCCATGTCGACACCACCGTTCTCGACTCCCAAATCCATCACGTCGAATCCGGCGACGGCGACCCGATCGTCTTCCTGCACGGCAGTCCGACCAGCTCCTACCTGTGGCGTCACGTCTTCGCTCGACTCATCGGGCGCGGTCGCCTCATCGCCCCGGACCTGATCGGCTTCGGGGACTCCGGCCGCCCCGACATCGCCTACGAACTCGACGATCACCTCCGCTACCTCGAAACCTGGTTCGACACGCTCGACCTGCGGAACGTGACACTGGTCGTCCAGGACTACGGCGCCGCGCTCGGTGTCGCGTGGGCCTCGCGCCACCCGGACCGCGTCAAGGCGGTGCTTCTGGCCGAGCCGGTCATCCGCGATATCGAGTCGAAGGACCTGCCCGAACCGTTCGTGCAGGCACAGCTGCTCATTCGAACGCCGGGCGACGGCGAGAAGTTCGTCGTCGACGACAATCTGTTTCTGACCCAGGTGCTGCCCGGAGCGTTTCTCACGGCGCCGTCGGACGAGTCGCTCGCGGTCTACCTGGCGCCGTTCCCGACCGCTGACAGTCGCGGGCATCTCATCACGTTCCCCAGGAATCTTCCGATCGACGGTGTCCCCGCTACGTCGGTCGACTTCCTCGAACGGAACGTCGAATGGCTCGCCACCAGCAACGACGTCCCCAAACTCTTGCTCACGTTCGAGCCCGGTTTCCTCGTCACGCCCGGCATCCTCGCGTGGGCGAAGGCAACCGTCGCCGCCCTCGAAGTCCGTGATGCGGGTGCGGGGGTGCACTTCGTGCAGGAGGACCAGCCGCAGGCGATCGCCGACGGCGTCGTCGATCTTCTGCGGCGCGCGGACGGCGCGCGGTGA
- a CDS encoding biotin transporter BioY, whose product MTNSYAASRPWALSLSDLAQAAVFAALIAVLGLPGQINLSAGVPITLQTLGVMLAGAILGPKKGTLAVVIFMVLAIAGLPILAGGRTGLVSLSAPTAGFFIGFLPAVIVIGLLTALMMPRYNIVLGIVINLVGGMLVIYLCGTIGLMIRADMSFGEALGTNGLFVWGDIIKAVVAALVAAPVHRGRPGLITPLRRKHA is encoded by the coding sequence GTGACCAACTCGTACGCCGCCAGCCGCCCGTGGGCTCTCTCACTGTCGGATCTCGCGCAGGCCGCCGTGTTCGCAGCGCTGATCGCCGTGCTCGGACTCCCCGGTCAGATCAACCTGTCCGCGGGCGTCCCCATCACGCTGCAGACTCTCGGCGTGATGCTGGCCGGCGCGATCCTCGGCCCGAAGAAGGGCACGCTCGCCGTCGTCATCTTCATGGTGTTGGCGATCGCGGGTCTGCCGATCCTCGCCGGAGGGCGGACGGGACTGGTGTCTCTGAGCGCGCCGACCGCCGGATTCTTCATCGGCTTCTTACCCGCAGTGATCGTGATCGGTCTGCTCACCGCGCTGATGATGCCTCGATACAACATCGTGCTGGGCATAGTCATCAACCTCGTCGGCGGCATGCTGGTGATCTATCTGTGCGGCACCATCGGCCTGATGATCCGCGCCGACATGTCGTTCGGCGAAGCCCTGGGAACCAACGGACTCTTCGTCTGGGGCGACATCATCAAGGCGGTGGTCGCGGCCTTGGTGGCGGCACCGGTCCACCGCGGGCGGCCCGGTCTCATCACGCCCCTTCGCCGTAAGCATGCCTGA
- a CDS encoding DUF6924 domain-containing protein encodes MTSEYPPGQNVVFRADFSSDEAWKEVTDLIEKHRGPAEFTLVDDRSHDGLTREGIIRLAESAGMTDLDYAFIADARAMNDSDHSLLVVDLEYNDPSFRVAPEFIRSVADNLTVSNLDFEDFNEGVDEDGVYRGN; translated from the coding sequence ATGACCAGCGAATACCCGCCCGGACAGAACGTCGTTTTCCGTGCCGATTTCTCAAGTGATGAAGCATGGAAGGAGGTCACAGACCTGATTGAGAAACACCGAGGCCCTGCAGAGTTTACTCTGGTAGATGACCGGAGCCACGACGGGCTGACCCGAGAAGGAATCATTCGCCTTGCTGAATCGGCAGGAATGACCGATTTAGATTATGCCTTCATTGCGGATGCACGGGCGATGAACGACTCCGATCACTCTCTACTCGTGGTCGATTTGGAGTACAATGATCCTTCATTTCGGGTCGCCCCCGAGTTTATTCGATCAGTAGCAGACAACCTCACGGTATCAAATCTTGATTTTGAGGACTTCAACGAAGGAGTTGACGAAGACGGGGTATACCGAGGCAATTGA
- a CDS encoding energy-coupling factor ABC transporter ATP-binding protein has translation MPERSIVFDDVAHSYGDRPVLHGISLSLTQRRIGIVGANGSGKSTLARMINGLILPDRGTVTVNGLDVRKNKRAVRRDVGFIFSDPDRQIIMPTVAEDIELSLSRTVKDKAERKARALSVLSDFGLDAHADQPAHQLSGGQKQLLALASVMVLGPSVLVADEPTTMLDLRNSLMLKETFAGLDEQLIVLSHDLGFLADYDRVLVIDDGRVAADDEPSAALEYYRRAMA, from the coding sequence ATGCCTGAGCGGTCCATCGTCTTCGACGACGTCGCCCACAGCTACGGCGACCGCCCCGTCCTCCACGGCATCTCCCTGAGCCTGACGCAGCGTCGCATCGGGATCGTCGGCGCCAACGGATCGGGCAAGTCGACACTCGCCCGGATGATCAACGGTCTGATCCTTCCCGACCGCGGCACGGTGACCGTCAACGGGCTCGACGTCCGCAAGAACAAGCGCGCCGTACGACGCGACGTCGGTTTCATCTTCTCCGACCCCGACCGGCAGATCATCATGCCGACCGTCGCCGAAGACATCGAACTGTCGCTCTCCCGCACGGTGAAAGATAAGGCCGAGCGCAAGGCCCGCGCGCTCTCGGTGCTGTCCGACTTCGGTCTCGACGCCCACGCGGACCAACCCGCCCATCAGCTCTCCGGCGGCCAGAAGCAGCTCCTCGCACTCGCCTCGGTGATGGTGTTGGGGCCGTCGGTCCTCGTCGCGGACGAGCCGACGACGATGCTCGATCTTCGCAACTCCCTGATGCTCAAGGAGACCTTCGCCGGACTGGACGAACAGCTGATCGTCCTCTCCCACGATCTGGGGTTCCTCGCCGACTACGACAGGGTCCTCGTGATCGACGACGGCCGAGTGGCGGCCGACGACGAGCCGTCGGCCGCGCTGGAGTACTACCGTCGGGCGATGGCGTGA
- a CDS encoding DUF1801 domain-containing protein, which produces MNPEWRDARVEHIRALIGQAAPGVVEEAKWKKASNPDGVPTFTLDGLICTVETYKDKVKVTFAKGASLPDPAKVFNASLTAGTRRAVDLTESDVLDDDAFVALIQAAVALNQA; this is translated from the coding sequence ATGAACCCAGAGTGGCGAGACGCACGTGTCGAACACATCCGAGCGTTGATCGGTCAGGCGGCACCCGGCGTCGTCGAAGAGGCGAAGTGGAAGAAGGCGTCGAACCCCGACGGCGTGCCGACGTTCACGCTCGACGGTCTGATCTGCACGGTGGAGACCTATAAGGACAAGGTGAAGGTCACGTTCGCCAAGGGTGCGTCACTGCCCGATCCGGCGAAGGTCTTCAATGCGAGTCTGACCGCTGGAACCCGGCGCGCCGTGGATCTGACGGAGTCCGACGTCCTCGACGACGACGCGTTCGTAGCGCTGATCCAGGCCGCGGTGGCGTTGAATCAGGCGTAG
- the cysK gene encoding cysteine synthase A: MSANVFDDATALIGRTPLVRLNRVTDGAEATVLAKLEYYNPTNSVKDRIGVAIVDAAEASGELPAGGTIVEATSGNTGIALAMVGAARGYNVVLTMPESMSKERRALLRAFGAELILTAPADGMAGAVAAAEKVAGERPGAVLARQFANEANAEIHRKTTAEEIWADTDGGVDAVVAGIGTGGTITGIGQVVKSRKPEVKIFAVEPEESPILNGGPAGPHKIQGLGANFVPEVLDRDVYDEVIDINIDTSLKYARRAATEEGLLVGISSGAALAAASQVAKRPEFAGKTIVVVLPDFGERYLSTALFEGLVD, encoded by the coding sequence ATGTCTGCCAACGTTTTCGACGACGCCACCGCGCTCATCGGCCGCACCCCGCTGGTCCGCCTCAACCGGGTCACCGACGGCGCTGAAGCCACCGTGCTCGCCAAGCTCGAGTACTACAACCCGACCAATTCGGTGAAGGACCGCATCGGGGTCGCCATCGTCGACGCCGCCGAGGCGTCGGGTGAGCTGCCCGCTGGCGGCACCATCGTCGAGGCCACCTCCGGCAACACCGGTATCGCACTGGCGATGGTCGGCGCCGCCCGCGGCTACAACGTCGTCCTGACGATGCCCGAGTCGATGTCGAAGGAGCGTCGTGCGCTGCTCCGCGCGTTCGGCGCCGAGCTCATCCTGACCGCGCCCGCCGACGGCATGGCGGGCGCCGTCGCCGCCGCCGAGAAGGTCGCCGGTGAGCGTCCGGGCGCGGTCCTGGCCCGTCAGTTCGCCAACGAGGCGAACGCCGAGATCCACCGCAAGACCACCGCCGAGGAGATCTGGGCCGACACCGACGGCGGAGTCGACGCCGTCGTCGCAGGCATCGGCACCGGCGGCACCATCACCGGTATCGGCCAGGTCGTCAAGTCGCGCAAGCCCGAGGTCAAGATCTTCGCCGTCGAGCCCGAGGAGTCGCCGATCCTCAACGGCGGCCCCGCCGGCCCGCACAAGATCCAGGGCCTCGGCGCCAACTTCGTCCCCGAGGTCCTCGACCGCGACGTCTACGACGAGGTCATCGACATCAACATCGACACCTCGCTGAAGTACGCGCGCCGCGCCGCCACCGAAGAGGGCCTGCTCGTGGGCATCTCCTCCGGTGCCGCGCTGGCGGCCGCGTCGCAGGTCGCCAAGCGGCCCGAGTTCGCGGGTAAGACCATCGTCGTCGTGCTCCCGGACTTCGGCGAGCGTTACCTCTCGACTGCGCTCTTCGAAGGCCTGGTCGACTGA
- a CDS encoding CbiQ family ECF transporter T component: MIGVYVPGASVLHRLPAGLKFVLLAASIITMTIVVRSPMAAGIAIGAAAASFVLAWVPAKLVWIQIRGVVWLLIALFVLQWILSDWRNALIVTAILFASVCLAAVVTLTTRTSDILSALTTAMSPLARLGVRTDLIAMTFALTIRSIPLIAQVFNQVDEARRARGLRPTPTVLLAPAVLATLQTADGFAETLAARGLD, translated from the coding sequence GTGATCGGCGTCTACGTTCCGGGCGCCTCCGTCCTTCACCGGCTCCCGGCGGGCCTGAAGTTCGTCCTCCTCGCGGCGTCGATCATCACGATGACGATCGTGGTGCGCTCACCGATGGCCGCGGGCATCGCGATCGGGGCGGCGGCCGCGTCGTTCGTCCTCGCCTGGGTTCCCGCGAAGCTGGTCTGGATTCAGATCCGCGGGGTGGTGTGGCTTCTCATCGCACTGTTCGTCCTGCAGTGGATCCTGTCGGATTGGCGCAACGCGCTCATCGTCACCGCGATCCTGTTCGCGTCGGTGTGCCTGGCCGCAGTGGTCACCCTGACCACCCGCACCTCCGACATCCTCTCCGCGCTGACGACGGCGATGTCGCCGCTGGCCCGGCTCGGTGTCCGCACGGACCTGATCGCGATGACGTTCGCACTGACGATCCGCAGCATCCCGCTGATCGCACAGGTCTTCAACCAGGTCGACGAGGCCCGTCGCGCCCGCGGCCTGCGACCCACCCCGACCGTCCTCCTGGCACCGGCGGTGCTGGCCACATTGCAGACCGCGGACGGCTTCGCCGAGACTCTCGCGGCCCGCGGACTGGATTGA
- a CDS encoding oxidoreductase, which yields MTAVISAAVRPGSPELDALIERIADGAFDRERTGTAPHEQVAWLKDARVGAYRLPVQDGGGGATVRELFDLVIRLSRADSNLGHLLRAHFGTVEDVLLWPDGERRRRWVERIAAGELIGNGNNELSGKHAGDFAKSTTFTPVDGGYRVDGVKYYSTGTLYSEHAFVTGVTPDGVPVQALVTLDRAGLTVEDDWDGFGQSLTGTGTTRFDGVLVEFDEVTLPPTDLSTLGRWHLGPLYQHYLNAVVAGNALAVVDDAVALITGRKRSFTHGSADLPREDPVLLEVVGEISALANATGSIVLETADVLGRIPESVVDGAVESDVVHEAALRASQSQVVVADLALRAATLLFDVGGASAVKRSANLDRHWRNIRTVVSHNPTRFKNRAIGELLVNGVELPDNTYF from the coding sequence GTGACCGCCGTGATCTCGGCCGCAGTCCGGCCCGGGTCGCCCGAATTGGACGCGCTCATCGAGCGGATCGCCGACGGCGCGTTCGACCGCGAACGCACCGGTACCGCCCCGCATGAGCAGGTCGCCTGGCTCAAGGACGCCCGCGTCGGCGCGTACCGGCTGCCGGTGCAGGACGGCGGCGGCGGAGCGACGGTCCGCGAGCTGTTCGATCTGGTGATTCGGCTCAGTCGTGCCGATTCGAATCTCGGACATCTGCTTCGTGCCCACTTCGGGACCGTCGAGGACGTTCTGCTGTGGCCCGACGGGGAGCGGCGGCGCCGATGGGTCGAACGCATCGCGGCGGGCGAACTGATCGGCAACGGCAACAACGAACTCAGCGGCAAGCACGCCGGTGACTTCGCGAAGTCGACGACGTTCACCCCGGTCGACGGCGGCTACCGCGTCGACGGCGTGAAGTACTACTCGACCGGCACCTTGTACTCCGAGCACGCGTTCGTCACCGGCGTGACACCCGACGGCGTACCCGTGCAGGCACTCGTCACACTCGACCGTGCGGGCCTCACCGTCGAAGACGACTGGGACGGTTTCGGACAGTCGCTGACGGGAACCGGCACCACCCGGTTCGACGGCGTGCTCGTCGAGTTCGACGAGGTGACCCTGCCGCCGACGGATCTGAGCACGCTCGGCCGCTGGCACCTCGGGCCGTTGTACCAGCACTACCTGAACGCGGTGGTCGCGGGAAACGCATTGGCCGTGGTCGACGACGCGGTCGCGTTGATCACGGGTCGGAAGCGGAGCTTCACTCACGGGTCGGCAGACCTCCCGCGTGAGGACCCGGTTCTGCTCGAGGTGGTCGGCGAGATATCCGCGCTCGCGAATGCGACCGGGTCGATCGTGCTCGAGACCGCGGACGTGCTCGGACGGATACCGGAGTCTGTGGTCGACGGCGCTGTGGAATCGGACGTCGTGCACGAGGCGGCGCTGCGTGCGTCGCAGTCGCAAGTGGTCGTCGCCGACCTCGCGCTCCGGGCCGCGACACTCCTGTTCGATGTCGGGGGAGCGTCGGCCGTGAAACGGTCGGCGAATCTCGACCGGCACTGGCGGAACATCCGGACCGTCGTGTCCCACAACCCGACTCGGTTCAAGAATCGGGCGATCGGGGAGCTGCTGGTGAACGGAGTCGAACTGCCGGACAATACGTACTTTTGA
- a CDS encoding protein kinase domain-containing protein — MEFTEIAGYRIIRRLGAGGMGQVFLVEHPRLPRRDALKLLDAGVSRSDDFKTRFQREADILAQFSHPNIVMLYDRGEVDDRLWITMEYVEGTDAGALVADRGPLDAGTVLTLVGGAGAALDYAWRKRRVTHRDVKPENILIGFDDDGIESVKLADFGIAKAAGVATSLTSTGTTVGTMLYVSPEAIEGRDLDDRADLYSLGCTAFHLLTGRPPFSGSSVTALLAAHLHRTPPRASEANTHLSPSVDALFAKVLAKDPEARYDSCGEFVDDLARALRGEPISAFASTVIAPHRTMDPRPVTKNTTLIAAVTAIAVLLVVGVAVALGVYVAGGDDRAPVAAAPSTTQWASVTKTVTATAESTTRTTTQEEPTWTPDETTTTQAVVEPYEGMPCDPSEFGDRSADGTLGCSGLEGSWVDLTNQDHETVEFGAPCAEPGVRARVTATERIVTCRIAASGGSYSWQD; from the coding sequence GTGGAATTCACGGAGATCGCCGGGTATCGGATCATTCGTCGGCTCGGTGCCGGCGGCATGGGGCAGGTGTTCCTCGTCGAACACCCGCGACTGCCCCGGCGGGACGCGTTGAAACTGCTCGACGCGGGAGTGTCGCGGAGCGACGACTTCAAGACGCGATTCCAGAGGGAAGCCGACATCCTTGCGCAGTTCAGCCATCCGAACATCGTGATGCTGTACGACCGTGGCGAGGTCGACGATCGGCTGTGGATCACCATGGAGTACGTCGAGGGCACTGACGCCGGCGCTCTGGTCGCCGACCGTGGACCGCTCGACGCGGGCACTGTTCTGACGCTGGTGGGCGGTGCCGGCGCAGCGCTCGACTACGCGTGGCGCAAGCGCCGAGTGACTCACCGCGACGTGAAGCCGGAGAACATCCTCATCGGGTTCGACGACGACGGTATCGAGTCCGTGAAGCTCGCCGACTTCGGCATCGCGAAGGCCGCGGGGGTGGCGACGTCGTTGACGTCGACCGGCACCACCGTCGGCACCATGCTGTACGTGTCGCCGGAGGCCATCGAAGGGCGTGATCTGGACGATCGCGCCGACCTGTACTCGCTCGGCTGTACGGCGTTCCACTTGCTCACCGGTCGGCCGCCGTTCTCCGGATCATCGGTGACGGCGTTGCTGGCGGCGCATCTGCACCGGACGCCGCCGCGCGCGAGCGAGGCGAACACCCACCTGTCGCCGTCCGTCGACGCGCTGTTCGCGAAGGTGTTGGCCAAGGATCCGGAGGCGCGCTACGACTCATGCGGTGAGTTCGTCGACGATCTTGCGCGGGCACTGCGCGGTGAACCGATCAGCGCGTTCGCATCGACGGTGATTGCGCCGCACCGGACGATGGACCCCCGGCCGGTCACGAAGAACACGACGCTGATCGCCGCGGTCACGGCGATTGCGGTGCTGCTCGTCGTGGGTGTCGCGGTGGCGCTCGGTGTGTACGTCGCCGGAGGCGACGATCGGGCGCCGGTGGCGGCAGCGCCGTCGACGACGCAGTGGGCGTCGGTGACGAAGACGGTCACGGCGACGGCCGAATCCACGACGCGCACGACCACTCAGGAGGAGCCGACGTGGACTCCGGACGAGACCACGACGACGCAGGCGGTCGTCGAACCGTACGAGGGGATGCCGTGCGATCCCTCGGAGTTCGGCGACCGGTCCGCCGACGGCACGCTCGGCTGCAGTGGGCTCGAAGGATCGTGGGTGGATCTGACGAATCAGGACCATGAGACCGTCGAATTCGGTGCCCCGTGCGCTGAGCCGGGTGTGCGAGCCCGAGTCACAGCGACCGAACGGATCGTCACCTGCCGGATCGCCGCGTCGGGCGGCAGCTACTCGTGGCAGGACTGA